Sequence from the Panicum virgatum strain AP13 chromosome 5N, P.virgatum_v5, whole genome shotgun sequence genome:
ccggcggccgaggGCTCTCGTAGCAGATCACCTCCCGACCTGCGTGCACGCATGCAATTGGAACGTACAATGATCCATCCACCACCCGTAATTTACTAGTAATTTTTCCCGATCGTGACTGAGCACCCGTGATGTATATATGCTATAAGCTTAATGATGTGTATCTAGCTAGCTTTAACCACTTGTACGCCAAACTGCGTTTCATTCCCTTAAATAGTATCTATTTTGTATGACAGGAGTAGTATTTTTTGCATGGAACATATTCTAGTACATTTGAAAAAAACAACAATTTGAATAAACTATCACCTCAACTAAAGAATGTtatccaaacaaatcacatgtAAATGTTCAAAATATCGTTGCAGTGTGTTTATTATGTTTGAGGAGTTCTGCAGCTGCAGCCAAGTTTCTTTTGTAGAGCATTTCTAATGCTTGTTAGTTCACACTAGCTATTTATAGAGTGCACATGTTCATTTAATTAACATCTATACCAACTGGGCTTCAGTATTAATTCTATGCACATCTTCGTCATGTAACAAgtctcactactacaaaaaaggaTCTAGAAACTGGTGCGACATTCGTTCCTAGTTCTCGCAACTAAAAATCGATTAATAGAGATGGATAACGTGtccacccctacaaatgcatttgtaggggtgggtgaaGCTATGACCGCACCTACAAATTATTATcgagaaaataaaaaagttagATAAAACTCTAAAATAgcaaatcgatttgtagggggGGTGAGGTCATGATctgcccctacaaatccatttctaggggcgggtcactCCGTCACCCGcccttaaaaatattttttccattttattccaaaaattgatttaaatctttaaatatagctgaacaaataaaaaaaatcaaacttctacactatggtTATTGTAAACTATAGATACAGAAACAATATATCAAATATATTTAAGTGTATATAAAGATTAAGATAAAACTTGAAAAATATGATAtgagttatatgagatactatatagtcATAGCCATATGTAGGGCACGACTAGTAAATGATCTTGTGATACTAAATGTTCTCAAATGAATAATGCATATGCATAAACTTTTAGGTCTTGCCACTAAAATTTTGATATGGAACTACTGTACATTCTAGATCTGAGGTTGtttgaaaacaaatcaaaacttgtagattttgaaaCTAGAGAATTTATAATAGTTTTTGGACTGTTAAATTATCATAAATAAACAATTATGAACTACAACATTTTAGATCTCATCAAGCTCTACAATTTGGtataaagtttgtcttcatCCGAGATCAcatgaaaaagttatgatttTTTGCTTGAGAACATTTGTAACGACAGGCCATACCatatcacccgcccctagaaatgcatttttagagatgagtgaCGCCATCACTCGTCTCTAAAAATGACCACTATTTCCAAGATGGGTGATGACGTCACCTGCTCCAATCCTGAAAATAGGCTCATTTTCCGGGGCCGGTCAACTGCTATAGTAACATCGCTCCTTTTGTAGGAACTGGTTACATTTTGACCCGTCCCTAGAAAATAAAACAGGACGTTGCTACAAATTATATTTTAGTAGTGTCTATATTGTAATACTTTTACATTTAATATAAACAAGGTATATGGAATGCACTAAAAAAGGGAAGAAATATAATAATGTACTGCACAAATCCGATTGTACTGCAAAACGGTTGTATCTATATGTAGTAACCGTGATGTATAACTAGTAGAGGATCACACCCCTCTtgtttcattaaaaaaatatatataagcacCGACATATACATGCATTGAGTCAAAATAATGCAGAACACATCACCTTATACATGTATTTGGTATTTAAAGATAATCGTATATCTGGAACTTGTGTCATTTCTAGTTTTAGAACTATCTGGTGTTTTAAGCGTCAATTGACTATCCAAGCCCGTGTGTTACTTTAAATTATGGAAAATAATTTTGtatcaatagaagtcaacacacaAACCATGAAGTTTGCAGGCTTCAAGGGTCAGGAATAATGGTCGACGAGCTCGCTACAGATCATTGAAATGAATTTGTACGTAGAGATACTTGTACCAGTacgtctcttttttttcttagaaaatcatctattatcttattatttggccaacaaacagagcctccagccctccacgttcgctcacaaggcctagaaattctcacgttaattggagaaaaatagaaaaataaaaattacccaccactatcattatgataaaattagcctaaaatacccttgtgcctaattaaaaatcacccaccaatgccattatcaaaaaaataaatataaaataccatttagctatgtatcagttacaaacatatattattaataaaagctaaatctaacaacaatcaatcaaaataaaatgaaaataaaaataatatatgcataatattattaaagctaaagctcaacaaatcaaattgttattataggtagatcatatttgaattgttttaaccaacaataaggcATAATTTACAATAATGAACAGGGTGATGTATGGTATAgaaaaatagtataatttttaagTAAGGATGCAACGACatgcaattttttgaattttcaatactagccgtgcaaatgcgcgggctatacgcctagttcaTATATAAAGTGAAGCGTCAAGCATTTTGAACTTTTGTTCGCAATTCGTCTATCCATAACACAACACAAACATAGCATatgtttctccttttttttgagCTGGTTTTCTAGAAGAGGCCATGCTTTATCCTTTTGAGTGCATTGTAAAATAGATGTGTGTGGCCCAACAATGAGGCGTgacactttttttttcatgttttcccTTGAATTCAAACACAGAATATTATCAAATTATCATGCGATAAGTAATGTATTAGTAAATGGTAGtttatataatttattttaaGTTATCTTCCTCTCTGTCGAATTGAAAGTGGATAACAACCAATATGATATTGTGCTGCTGACGCAATACATTTCGAGTTCTTGACCGAAGTTTACATCATGATTTTCTCATCTACGCAGTAGGATCCAGGAAACAACTATCACTATCTAATGTTGACACTACTTTGTCGCTTTGTTCTTCGAGAGCTATCTTTATAGTATTTTAGTGCTAAAactgtaaaaaaaatcataatataATTTATATTCGGAGAAATCATTAAACTATCATAGTTTACAATACATAAAGTACTATATCTAAGATAATGGATCACAATATTCTACATGATAGTATTCCATCATAAGAAGCATATATGAATGTTATAGTACATAAGAAAAaggaatatatggtgacatgtATGCTgtatttcttaaaaaaaacgCATTTTTGCCTTTGTAATaaagtttgaattttaaaattagCATGTCATTTTGGCTCATTGTCTTAtgtacactactacagaataggcctttattccaggccatttgtcccggttaacTTTGGACCAGGGACAaaatgtggcttttgtcccgggtccaatggcTAGCCGGGCCAACGTGGGGGACGggggctttttgtcccgggtggagccaccaacccggacaaaaggccccccttttgtcccggttggtggctctacccgggacaaaaggcccaacccttttatcccgggtggtaacaccaaccgggacaaaaggtgacccttttgtcccggttggtgttaccaacccggacaaaaggcccctccacgtgatagtttaaaaggaagttattctatactgagtcacgtgtactacttaggtgagttggcaaggaaaccatgcgctaggcaagaggtcttgggatcgaatcccgtggtgtgcaaattttttttaacgtcaggcaccttttgtcccggttctgccacccgggacaaaagcctcgaggcttttgtcccggaagccttgtcccggttccaaaaccaggacaaaagcctgtttggaaccgggacaaaaaaccGAATCTGTAGTAGTGGTAGATAGTCGAACTATTGTTTcgcaaaaagaaaaggatagtCGAATTATTACTCACCATAGCCAACATCAGTTGTCCCAGGAATATCTGTCACCAACCTGCAAATGAAATGAATGGAGAAATCCGACTATAAACCATGCATATATTATGGAAAATcaccgtgtgtgtgtgtgtacggCTATACGCATGTAAGTAATAAATAGAACGAGAAAATTCTAAAAAGATGATGAGTCACCAGTGCAAATACTCCCTCAATGTCGGGTTGCTCGGGTTGGGGGCGTCAGGATCCACCATAACCTTACATCCACATTAGAATCCATGGAATTAATAATCAAGAAATTAACAAGCAGTAGTAGTAAAAAACTAATAATTACAAGATCGATCGACGAGCAAATATTTTGGGCACTTTACAAGCGTGTAGCACTGCCTGAGATCGTTGCCCCCGACCTCGACGCGAGgcctcgccaccaccgccgacggCCGGAAGTCGGCGCCGTTCATGAGGCGGCGGCCGTTGTAGGAGACCTGTAGCGCTACTGTCGGCGAGAAGTGGTCCACCACGTCGCCGATCACCCGCCCCAGCACCAGGCTGTCccttgacgacgacgacgacatctCTAGCTAGCTATATGCTGGTCGATCGATGCAAGCAAAGATCTATCGATGATGGCCTCTATATATAGTAGCTAGCCTATGGCCAGCTTGCTTGTCGCGCTGTGTATATATACAGCCTGCGAATGCATGCATCATACCTGGCCTCGTCAGCAGCTGGtatcctcctcctcctagtCACCCTGTACATGGTCCGATTACAACCCACCTAACCCGTGTAACCGGCCCGGGCAAAACTGTGTCAGCTGGATATGCATGGGTTTGGTTTGGCTACGGTTCCTACCGGCTAACCCGTTCACGAGGAGATAACTATCCAAGGCGAGTCCAAGGAGATAACTATCCAGCTCAACGTGACTCTGGGCATGCCCAAGACCCAACTAACCGCCATCGCAAGGCGAGTCTTGAGATCCATCTTCCAGCACACAGAGTTGCAGAGTTGAGTCTCGACTCCGAAGGCGGCACCGCCTTATGGAATGTAGTAGATTTGTGGAGCGGCTATTAAACCATGAAAACCGGCTAACCCGCGGGTTTCCAAACCGCCCAGCTAACTCCGaaatgggttgggttggattTTATCCAAAAACCTGTGAACCCGGACCATGAACAGGGTGACCTCCTAGTGGTGGTACCGGTGGTGCATGCAGAATTGGGAgtgaatttatttttttaaaaaaaattaaaagctCAGAAAATATAATGGCAGTCTGTCTCCTCTAACCATAATTAACCCTGCTTCTATATAGATAAGAATAATATAATAAGGTTCTATATTTGGGAGGGCTTATTCGGACTTCATCTGTTTTACGCAAACCGAGGCAATTTATTAGCATGAAGCCATTTTGAAATCCGGGCTAAAATGAACCAGAATCTAGGTGaggctaatttttttttttttggcttcaccAGCAAAGTCGTTTTGGGAGAAACTCTCCCAAACAGCCCATTAGCGAAAAAAGACAATAATAACTTAAAAAAGTTAGATGCATGTCTATGTGTgtactttatatatatatatatatatatatatatattctataTGTATGCACTTTTAGGATCGGTGACCCCACCGTCCAAGCTGTGCATACGAGGTCTGGTGCTCGTAGTACAAAGGTGCTCGATGGAGACAAGAGAATATTTCTGCAAGCCAATATAAAGGTACTTTTGTTCAAAAGGCTAGATGCATGCATATGCACTTTATCAGTATACGTATGCTAATTAAATGCGgctaaatttaaaaaataggtGAGCTCGGAGGCATTTCTATATTCATGTGGAACAACAGGCAAATATATATAGACCGAGTGAAGGAACTAACACTTGTATAATGTCAGTGACAAATAATCTGGTGTTTTGTTCTATGAcgttattttgaaaaaaaataagctAGATACTTTTTTACTAATGAGAGCAATATATATCTAGACCGAGTCAAGGAACACTTGTATATATGTTAATGACAAAATATACTACACTTCTATACTGTGTCCACGAATGATATTTTAAAAGGCATTCAGGTAGAAAAGAATATATCTGatgaaagttttttttattttgcttaTATATATTGATATACATGTGTGCATATATATAGAGGTAGATAGATATATGTGAATATAATCTTTTTTTTGCTACGAGTGCCTGGACTTCGAATAAACCCAAATAAACTTTATGCATGTGCTGGGTTGGAGATATTTTTCAATTCATCTATACTACTGAGATGACCCACGCATTTGCGGGCTAGTATTGATATTCTATATATATCTTGCATCTTTATCTATAATTATTATTCATAAACTTAAATCTTTCTCATCACATGCTACTTGCTTCAGCAATCAGGAGTGCTTCTCTGCTGCTAGTGCAGTGGTGCCTCCTTTTGCCTACATCTTTCCTTGTCAGTGATGTGGCCGCATGGCACGCGCACAACTCTAATCCTATCACGACTGCATATCTCCTTGATCTTAGCTACTACCATTCGCTAGTAGTAGTGGTAACATGTTTCTTATCTGTCAGCCCTTGCAGTAGTGCTGCCCACTGCTCAGTTCAACTGACTCAGTTGTTCTTTTGCTAGCTTCCCTACTTTATGATCCTCTTGGTCGTCTGTTGCTACTATGTTTAATTCTGTCGTCTGTTACATGGCGCAATGCCTCCATGACCTAGTTTCTGTTGCGGAACAATCGATCCAAGTTTCTTACTTTTTGGAAGCCAACAAATCTTCATAGTGCAGAACACAGGATTCCATTCAGAATTCCAGCAACCTATGTTCATATTCAAGCCTGATGAGCTTACTGTACCACATGATCGATGTTGTCCTAGTTTCTGATCTGCTTGTGGtgttaattttatttgagcttGTGATGTTAGTTGTGAGGTGTGGTAGTGTCTTATAGCAATGTCCGCAACAAACCTTTGGAGTAATGTCAAGGATCCTCCCTCGACAAGGACAGGAATGCAGGAGGATTGGGAAAAAGGGTTAGGTTGGAGGTGCAGTGGTTTTGTGCTTGCATTGTGCCTACGGACATGCACGTCCAGACATCAGCAGTATGCAGTAGGTGATGGACAGTCTCCAGACTCTACGGAGGATGAAGAAACTTGCGGCGCGGCGCTTACTCTTGCTCTTAGCCTCCAACTCTGTGATCCTCATCGTTGGCCCAACTTTGGCCATCCTCTCATCATAATCACTGCAGGCCAGGTGGTAGTCTAATATAGTGCAAATCCTAGAATTATTTTGTatattttgactaataataatataaacgTGAAGGTGCATTTGAGATTTTGGTAATATAATAAGATATACGTGTGGTGAAACATGTTAATTGTTTGTGTAGCTAGGATCCTATAGGTATGCACGATACATAGCTTGATATGCAAAATGATTGATAggtttatatttataaataaaaatatattttaatgacACTGGTGAATAatttataaatatgtatatggatattttaggctaattttttcgtaatggcagtgataggtaattttaatttttcctctttttttaattaacgtgagaatttctagctTTGAGAGCAAACGTAGAGGCTCCGTTTGttagccaaataataagataatagatctcTGTTGACATTTCGTGATAGATATAtgtgaatataatttttttttgctactAGTGCCTGGACTTAGAATAAACCCAAATAAACTTATGCATGTGCTGGGATGGAGATATTTTCAATTCATCTATATCTCCATTGACATTTCGTGATAGACTACTGAGTCCAAAGTTGCTTCGATCATCACATACGCACACGCGTCTGGATACCGAGCAAGAAACAACGACACTTGTACGGGCGGTGTAGGGTTTAGGCACACATATGCTATACAGCGAACAATAGAAGGTGTCCGATCCGTCTGGCTTTCCGGCGTCGCGGCTACCTCCGAATCAAAAACtttcttttttgaaacttttctccgATCGAATCAATATATATGCGACCTTTTATGTTATGCTCTCTAGGTTCCAAAGGTGATAATAGCTAGTGCTGGCTTGCGGACACGATGCATCTGCCTGCCAATTGGCGCCGGCAGATAACAAAGCAATGGGCGTCGCCCTGCCCCGGAAAAGCATGACCCCGGCCGGCCAGGATTCTTGTGTATGCCAGGGCACCTATAGCATACCACGTAGCTCCGCCACTTTGTACGGGTCACTAAGCTGTCACTACCGGAAAACGCACAAATGCCGAGTGTCTCcggttttgccgagtgtcagaccataggcactcggcaaagattcactttgccgagtgccagacaaagagcactcggcaaagatgtgGCACACGGCATGCCAAAATGTTACCGAGTGCCGGCCGTTGGCAAAGAAAGGCACTCGGCATAACtcgcctttgccgagtgccagcgggcgagcactcggcaaagacggCTCACGTGCCCAGCACGCGCGTCCGCCGTGCGACGGCCGTCAGGGTGGCTGACGACCGTTagcttttgccgagtgctgcaaggccggcactcggcaaagactaaATTTCGCCGAGTGCCTGTaggcggcactcggcaaagccagtTTCGCCGAGTGCCATCCacatggcactcggcaaacaatttctatttttattttttttcattcaaacttttttattatcaactcaaatttgaaaagttaatCCCTGGTAGCATATGATACttttattaattattttattatattcTGATATTTATTTCTGTTTGCGGTAATATTCTTTGAAATTATGTATAAATTATAAGtggttcaaaatttcaaaatctttGAAAGGAAAAGTTATATTCATGTATCTGGATGAAAACTGATGACATATCAACGAAAGAAATAAATAGTTGAAGCATGTTTATCACGAAACTTGACCGCAATACTGCGCATGGACGTTTGGGAAAAaactaaaaatagcaaacaaagtcTGAAAATCATGGGACTTGTTGAGATGTCATGGCTTCATGCAGGGATagtgtgaaaaaaaaattcaaagcaTTTCGGACAAGTGATAATGTACACTGCTTACAAACCAGAGGATCTccgaagaagtttcagagaGATGCAGAATAGTCGGATAGATTTATACTCAAAATAAAAGTCGCatatgaatttaaatttgaaaatttttgtttaGACAAATAATAAAAAAGTATGTATCCTATGAAATTTGggttattttttttgaatttgttatatttttttgcCACTCATTGGAATAATTGtatttagtttgaattttaaCTTTAGACGCATGAAATAATAGATTTTTCTTCATGAAATTATGATCCATAAATTATTGACTTATGTTGGCAAGTTTTTTAATTGATATTCATTAAAATTTGGGTATATTATATTCATACCCCTAGTTTGATCCCCCACCTCAGTTTTACCCCTAATTTCATTCCTACCTCAGTTTTACCCTCCCACGCGACACAGATGCCTCAGCTCTACCCGCACAGACGGCTTCCGTCCATCATTGACAAGTGGGGCCCACAGTTGCACCCAATATATTCATCTCTTTGCTCACTGACCAGCGGGACCCACGACGACCTCCCATTCTTTCTTTCTCCACGGGTGAGACCGATCCCGATCCCGATctcccagcggcggcggctagggttctgGTCGGTCACGGCCGCCTGAGCCTCCTTGCCGGTCGCccgagcctcctcgccggtcgcccgaggctctccgccgtccgccgtccgccgtccgccgtccgcctcccGTACTCGGCTACCTGCGGTTGAGGCTCCCCTGCCGGCCGTGTGCCCACCTCCCCGCCTCCTACCCGCCAGCCGCCACTAGGCTCGCGCGGCGCCGCTGATTCTCTTGCTTGGGTGCGCGCGGcggaaccctagccgccgccgaccgcccggTCGCTTCCCGGACACGCGCGGCATCGCGCCGGGCGCCTCCCCGGCGGATCTGGGCTTGCCCGCTTGCTTCTCGCCGGCCGCGTGCCCACCTCCCTGGCGGCTGCCTTCTCCCCGCCTCCTCCATGCCGGTCGCCACTAGGCTCGCGCCGTGCGCCGATTCTCCTGCTCTGCTGCGCGCGCGGCGGAATCCTAACCGTCGCCGACCGCCCGGCCACTTCCCGGCGCGTGGGTCCCCACATCGACGGCCTCCCTCGCGCGTTTCCCGGCCGGCGCCCTTCCTGTGTGCGGGTCCCCATCGACCGCCTCCCTGCGGCATCATCCTTCCTCGCGCGGCTCTGGTCCTGGCTCCGACGTCTTCATCATTGTTCCCGTCCTAGACGAGCACGGTATGTACACTTAGTTTCTTGATTTTTACTTACAACAGATGGATTGCTTGATGAAATTTGTTGGCGGAATAGCCAAACTCGTCCTCGAACTATCCTCTAGCGCTCCCACCCAGCTCGCCGCCCCCAACAATGCCGCTCGGATCTGCCGGTGGCCGACCGAGAGGTGCAACACAGGCAAGGAGAAGAGCGGCGCGTGGTGTGGTTGAGGAAGAAAGAGCTCCCGGCGCTCAAGCTTCGGATTCGACTGGCATGGACTTGGAGGTAACGTATTTGTGACTCATGGTCAGGTCATGTGCTTCAATTGAAATTGAGGATGTAAGGGTCAATTTGTGATGAGAATAATCTGTTATTCTAATTTGCAGCTTGGACGGCTACTTGGGGAGCATAGAGAAGGGATGGTGGTCAGAACTGGATTGAGATGCCACCACGGGCTGTACCCAATCTTGTGTTGTAACTGGTCAGGTTCAACTGTAGGTCGGAGGTTCTTGTCTTGCTCCCAAGTTGAGCAGCCATGCGAGTTCAAGTACTGGATCGACCAAGAGTTTTCTGGCAGAGCAAGAAGGGTGATCGAAGACTTGGTGTCTATGAGACAGACCCTCATGTAAGGCACCTCAACACCATActtctctttgattttcttcacCAATTCAGCAGGACCAATAGATGGATTCTCTGTCAACCATGGCAACACTACATCAGCACACCACCTACTCTTACACAACTTCATTGAGGCTTTCCTTTCAGCACTTGGACAAGAGTGACGATGCGGGTTCACTTTCACTTGAATAATTCTACTATTCCTCATTGGCGAGGCATGCAACCTCCACTGACACCTCTGGAATACACAATGCACAATCAACCTTTTTGGCTCACTCTTATCAATTTTATAATCATATTCATTCTTAAGACAGTAGGTAGCAAGTGCATTCCGTAAAGCGACCATTGATGGAAATACACTGCCTTCATCAAGGGAAGGATTCTCTTTGTCATATTCAATGATTGGCATGTCATCGTCATCATCCCCATTCACAGCCATGTTAatattctcctcctcctcctcctcttcatctgtTTTTTCGAATTGTGCAACACTGTTAACAAGCTCAGGATAAAGTCTCTCATCATCATTAGGCAACACATCTAATGGAGCCGGTGGATTTGCTGTCTCACTTGGATTCTGTGGCTGCTGCTCAGAAGTATTTGCTTCCATCCTATTTGATGAGAAAAAAAGAGGAATATTTGAGTGCACCAACTAATAGAAGCAATCAGTTCATAACCATTATTTGAGTGCAGCAACTAATAAGAGCAATCAATTCCTAATGAACTACTATGAGTACAACAAAGCAAGCCGATAAACTACTATCATATTCAGTACAACAAGGCAAGCAATTACAAGCTATCAGTTAGCTTATCCGCATCAAGATAGAGCAAAGAACTAAGAACTACCTTCAAGTTCAACACCGGCAGAGAGGAGCGCGCAGCAGCAGAGAGCTGGAGGGAGGAGCCTAACCGAGAAGGGCGGCTAGGGGAGGTTCCACCCTGTGCAAGCGAGAAGGCCAGCCAGGGGAGCTGCCTGGACCCGCGGAGCAGAGGCTACCGGCGGGGCGCGGAAGCCGCGTGCGCCAGGAAAGGGGCCGATGTCGGGGAGCCGCCTGGACTCGGTGTCGGGGAGCGGAGGACGGCCGGGCAAAGCAAGGAGGCCGGGGGAGCCACGTAGCCGAGGCCGGCGGTGCTGCAGGGACGTGCGCGGCGACATCGACGGCGGGGCGCGCGACGCCCGCGCGCTACAGCGCAGGCGGCGGGGGCGCTcggggcggagcggcgacgcaggcggcggggcggcggccggtggggagTCTCGGCTGAGCGGCGTCCGGTGGGGAGGCTCGGcaaggcggccgccggcgg
This genomic interval carries:
- the LOC120672294 gene encoding protein FLOWERING LOCUS T-like, which gives rise to MSSSSSRDSLVLGRVIGDVVDHFSPTVALQVSYNGRRLMNGADFRPSAVVARPRVEVGGNDLRQCYTLVMVDPDAPNPSNPTLREYLHWLVTDIPGTTDVGYGREVICYESPRPPAGIHRVVFVLFRQMARGSVDVAPVLRHNFCTRNFAVAHGLGAPVAAAFLTCQPEGGTGGRRLVIRPPRTTPPAP